The genomic window atggtCAGCGTGACAAGCTAAGTCGATTTACCCATAGCAGTCTGTCACCCTGTCTGATCGTCCgtctttttgtatatacacgagCTAACAACTCAGCTTTTGAGTTACTTATCGGAAATCTCGTCTGTCGTTGTCCGCCCGTACctctgtatatatacagagGCGAGTAGGAGCTCAATTAGCTTCGTTTGGTTTACTTCTGGACTGTTGGGTCTTAGACCAGCTCCGCAAGCGTTGGTCAACTACCAGCAGCTGTGCAGTCGCAAGGTCCTTTTGGCTCAGGGTAAATCAGAAAAGGTCGAGGGAGCTCTTCGCTTTCAGCAAGGTCCACCCTTCAATGGTGGTATGAGTTCTAACTGGACATAGTCCGATCGGGTTTCGTAGGAGCTCTTCGCTCTCAGCATGGTCCAGCTTTCAATGGCAGTATGAGTTCTAACTGGAAAAGTCCGATCGCAATTCATGCAGTCTTACGGGATGCCAGCTGCATCAggtgtttggaagaagatgaggtagaATCATTTCAAATCAGCCATTTAACCTCACCTAACTTATTGCTAAAGACGCACGCTGTGGTCTCCGAAAAAACGGTTCAGTTTGCttgactataacatataactgtcatacaaagtgaacaatcggaatcaagtcatACATGGATAGGATCAATGTTCTTGcagaaaatgttgttgttgtgttggaGCAGCAGAATACTGCCGAGTTTACAGCCCTTGGCCGGGTAAAAATCCGGATCCGTTCCGGTGTCGTAAGAACGGGCATATCTTTGGTATTTGTGCAGGATATTAAAGCTTCGGggcaatcgaagttaacgtctgctcttgtttcttttattattatatatttggaCCTATAAACTAATTACAATTTCACTATTACAGAGAAAAAATCGATCGTGACTTTGTCTCACTCGAAAATGTGATTGTCAAGGATGAAGAGTCCATTGTTGTCGGCACGGTGAAAGTGAAGAACATCTCCTTCGAAAAGGAAGTCGTTGTGCGCGTCACATGGGACGACTGGAAGAATCAGCAGGACATATTCTGCACCTTCGCCAGGGTGAGTTGCAAGCAAGCTGCCAACCAAAGCTCAATTTTTTCTAACTGTTTCACTGTTCACTTTTATTTGCAGGCTTATGGACCAGCTACCTATGCGCACGTCGTCTTCGATACGTTCTCATTCAAGATCACATTGCCGCCATCGTCAAAGCGTCTGGAATTTTGCATTTGCTATCGCGGCAACAACCAAGAATACTGGGATAACAATGGGGTAAGGACATAATATAACTTATTTTAACACTATTATGTTAATTAATCAATTATCTTTATCTATGTACATCTCACCACAGGGTAAGAACTATACTATTACAAAGCGTTCGCCCTTCTACTACAACGCGCTCTCGCCATATGACAAGAATACGTCGCGCAATAGCTGCCGCGGCCATGTGATGTCCGCGCTCTCGGAAGCACTGAGCAATACGAAAGAGCATCAAGCACAAAACAATTGGAGTCAGGAGTCGGGCCCCTACtggtaaatgtcatttgtaTTAGAAGCAAGCAGTCAAGCTGTTGGTGAGCAAACTTGAATGAAACAGTGAAGCTAAACAAGGAAAATTTCCTCAAATTCAACAGGCAACAAAAACAGAACGAGGAGAAATATTGGTGATGGTGATTATACTAAATAAGGATGTGAGTCGTGCGCTCTGCGCTAGGAGCACTCAGCGGCTCACGTCGAAAACAGCGCAAACAACCCTGCAGTAGAGCAAAGAATCTTACATAAATGCCAATGTAGAACAACTAGTTTAgacgcagcaacaacaacaataacaaaaacaagcaataaCAAATGTAAACACAAAGCAAGACAAATACACAGCAACAGCACAAAAGCATGAGCGGCGCTGTTGAGCTACAGCGACGCCACTGGCGTATACCAAAACAACCCAAAACAGCAGACTAAGCCGAGCGTGCGGAACGAAGTGCATTACCACAACTGCTAAGCAAAGTTTTGGCgctaaaaaagttaaaaacaataacaaaaactatataataTGAAAGTGTTAAGGCGCTCGTGGTGATGTCTAAgagctaaaaaattttaaaaatttaaaaaaatctgaaaaaatccttaaaaatttatgtaacaTATACGACAGCGTAGTGTGCGTTAAATCAGTGCAATATTCGAGAACCAATTGTGCACATTTTAAAGGCTTTAACTTCAAAACAACTGAACAAAATAAGTGATTTAGTCGCCCCTGCGTATGACAGCAATTTGTGGGCCGCGATCATAAAGACTTGAGAGTAGGAGCAGTGATATTAAAACGTTGACTAAGTATGACTAAGAAAGGAAGTAGTAAGGggagcaaagaaaaaaatagtaaacttAAAAACTATGCAAACAATAGGAAGGCGGTACGCGCCGCCAAAGCAAAGCGCAGCCATTTTGTAGCTTTTAGTTTAGAAAGTGTTAACGGAAGTGACAAACTTCAATGTGCTGAGCTCACGAGCCACGCGCCTCAACTTGTTTGGCCGGCGCTTCAATGCGTGGCTTACGTGTATTCGAGCTGGTTTCGAATTCACGGCCAGCAAGTGAAGCGGGGCATATATTTTGAAGCCAGTTTTAGTAGCGCTGCATAATGTTAACTAATGTGGAAATTActctatatatttgtatactatTTGAGGCAGCAACAAAGTTCGTTAAATGCCAACATGAACTTTGTCGCATTCTCAAGCACTAAAGATTCCTATATAGTCTATATAAAACGTGATGACTTGCCATTTATAGTCCAGAAGCTGCAGCGCAATGACGCACCAGCGTAACTAAGGCTACGCGCATAGCGCAGCAGCGCGGCACAAGCAGCAAAAGTAAGCACAAGGCATGAAAATTTAGCAAGCAGTGTcttacttttgtttattttgccgGTATTTCACTTTGCTGCGCGCATGCGCAGTACTTTAGAGCAGCAATAAGCGCTTATGAGCGCATTAAGTAAAGGTTGAGACTTCAAaacattacttttttatatgtttgAGGTGCTCAAGCGCTTAAGTAagcaagcaataaataaaaataagagtacggagttaaaaaaataagagtacggagttaaaaaattaagagtACGGTACCATAGAAACTTTATACGAACATTTACTACCCGAAACGCTAACGCAAACTCAATATTACTAGCAGAACTGcaaaaataactacaaaaataCTAAGCGAACTGCAAAGACAGCGCATTTTCACAGCTGCGTTATGACTTTGAGTGCTTTAAGTGAGCTTAGGGGCCACAGTAGCGTTTAGCGTTAGTTTAGGTTACAGCAACTACTTGAAACTATGCACACAAGCGCTAAAGAAATCAAATATCAAGCGTTTGTTTGCAAAATCTGAAACTAgtaacatatgtatgctataacaataacaacaatatgaaAACTGAAAACTACAACCAACATACACATACCCAAAACTATAActaaatttataattgaaacTATAACTAAACTATAAAATACGCCTACAATagccataaaaatatatatatattatagtagGTTTAGTTGTAAGTTGGAAATCAAACACTTGTTGTCGTAGTAATGTAGTCTAGCTGTAAGCGGCAAATATTGTGTTAAGTGAGCGCGGAGTTTGTGTGATTTTTGAACTGCGTTTGGcttttattatataaacaaGCGTgtatactattttattttgtgggTTTTTGACGCATAAATTCTTAACGAGACTTGTGCtgacgattttttttataaatggttTTATACATTTACTTACTTTTTTACAAGTTTGTGCGCGGCTGCCACAATTCCTTGCAACATGCACAGTGTGTTTTTAGTGGCGTTTGTTAAATGAAGCCGGAAATAACTGTATAACTGTAATTGttagtatacatttttttgataaacaaaagtttttattgaaattttttttttttaattattttaaagtttttttaatttgattcgaatttttttttaaccttttttctatttttaattttttttatatttttgcttaatttttttaaacaaaaacaacgttaaaaacaaattaaaaaaaaaattttaaaaaaattaaaataaaaaaaggaaaaaattaaaaaaaaataactgatattaacaaaaacttttttgaaacaaattattttgtagttttaaatttttttagtttttttttttgaaaatttgtttaacggaattttgagaaaaaattaaacacatgcGTACTGTGTCTTTAGCAGCGCTTATTTAATGAagccataaatatatttattattattttttcgataaacacaaatttttttctttgattttttttattaatttttttttaattcttttcttgaaatttttttaaacaagtttttccataaaaaaattttgttaggaaaacattgaaaaaagaattcaaaacgcaaaaaactaaaaataaataaaaaaagttaaaaaaaataaaaatttggaaaaaaatatattaaaaaaattgcacatTGTGTTTTTAGTAGCTCTTATTATATGAagccataaatatatttattattaattttttgattcacacattttttttaatgttttttggaatttttttctttttaaattcttttggaAATTGTTTACAAACGggtttttacataaaattttttttcaagtaaattaaaaaaaaaaaaatattgaaaaaaagttaaacaaaaattaaaaaaattcaaacaataaaaagtttacgaacaactttttgttcaaaaaacaTACCGCTTGTGTTGCAAGCGAATTAGTGTGCGCGTAACAGACAGACTTActtttttatgtcaaaaatattatctatatacatataactgtttatttgtgattattttttatatactcgaCTTAAAGATACTGCTGCAATGTCTGCAGACCGTGTCtcaatggattttttttaatgtgtgtaatgttttttatttgacaataatttatatttttacccacaacaacaaccaataatgtactatatattatgatatatttctttttaattttttataaaacatttttaatttcgcaACGACATTTTTTTATATCGTATGCATATGATTTTGTATGTTCTATGTTTTTGTAAgcgataaaaattttttaaacggttttttgtaacaaaaataataaataagaaaaacataaaaaataaaaaataaacaattttgtaaatattatttttaataaatagttttatatacatataataactacatatacaatatacatatgtacatatatgcatacatatacacatatgaatatacgTGTAAATTTGTTACGATTTTAAGCGTGTGTAAGTAATTTCGAATATGTTGCCatacaaaaagtgaaattatttcacttttgttacaattttactatttcaaatgcaaaaaaagcCAGTAAACAATATATAGGCAGCAAAAtgcaaaagcaagaaaaacataaaaaattaaaaaaaaacattaaaaaacgtataaaaacaaatttaaaaaactatatatataatttaaaaaataaatataaaaatatatatgtattcaataaaaaaaaaaaaaatatgcaaataaaacgttaaacaaaattttatagcaaACACAGCCtaacattattaaatttactattttgtaaactgtttttttttaattttttttttaaatatttttttaactattatatGCATAATGTTAGCACGGCTTACATTTTTACTTATTCGCTCGTTTGTATCCGAAACTGTAAGACTGAAATGGTTGTTAAGAAAGTTGCACAACAAATTTAGCttaacaaaatcaaattgttcgttttttttttaataatttttacgcaatttattattaattggcAGCTAACTGAAGACTTGCACAGAATGGCGAaaagtacatgcatacatacatacaaatgtaaatcTGTGtgttagtttttgagatattgaactgaaattttgcacacgttcttttaaCGTTaagaagctgcacatttgtcggaaccgccgatatcggagctATAgtgcatatagctaccatacaaactgaacgctgaAAATCTTGTTCTTGTATGAAAGACTTCTTTATTTGTcgtgaaatatttatgaaatctacacaaaatgatttttattcatGACTTACACATATtatgtgaagaaattgttcagatcgaaccactgtagcatatagctgtcatacaaattgtatgctgaaaatcttgtccttgtatgaaaaacttttttatttgtccgTGCATTTACATGAAATTTGTCATAGCTTATTATTCAAAGCTTAcatacaatatccgaagaaatgtttcaaatcggacaactatagcatatagctgccatagaaactgaacgaacttcttaaaacttttttaatttgctgaaataAACGTTTCTTcttatgcatataaaatataaaatccaaaatgtatgtatatgaatacaaatcaaacttttttgtaaaaaccgaacaatatgtacatttgtatgtgcatGTGCTGTATGTACTTTTATGTAGCGTTTACAGCGTAGTTGgccttcaaaaataattatgctctaaaaataaaacagaatatgCTGAGCTGACGCATTATTAGATTTTTAGTTGAATActcttttgcatattttccatTTCTCCATTTCTCTTTGTTATATCATTAGCAAGATTTGTAGTTTTGTGGAAACATGGACAGCCTCTAAACCATTTCAACACACGTTTTAAAAGTTTCTATCAactatttgctttgctttacgGTTCCTTTAactaatttagttatttttaagaacatgtatatatgtaaacaaaaaaaaattatataatatcatATGTTATAAAATCAAGATATTAACTTTAAATGCGCCATATGTGTAATTGTTAAACGCGTTTTGtagatatttagtttttaaagtaGCATAAGAACAAAAAATGTAGATTTTGAATTAAGACAAATACCtatatatacctaaatatacttgtatatataaatactataaagttctaaataaaatatattttttgaaatatacactttttatttttgttgttggctctAAAGTAATTTGAAGTTATGCTACCGATTAGGTACTACTCGACCGGCAAAAATCCGAGTCATTTCCGGTGACGTATATTTTTTACggattattttcatttttggccgagttcacacacacacgcttagctattatataaaacaaaacatatcattttgtatgaagaaAAGAAACACAgatttttagttttgaatatttcactatatttttttCGGACAACGTTAGCAACGCTGTTTAGCGGGGATTACAAAATACATGGTTAAAACGATAGATATTTTACACTTTTCACTTAATGCTGCTAAGCTAGTGTTACAATAATCGTTAGTAATTTGAACATAACAGTTTTCACTTagcataagtttttttttcgctGCGCGCACACAATTAGAATTTTAGCTTAAATACATTAGACAAGATTAAATACAAGTTAGgtgtttgaaaatatgaaacaagtagttaaaaagaaaaacagaatGTTTTTGTagttaattaaatgtttttgaatagAAATGCAAAGTTTCTAGCGGCTTATTTACATTAGCCACTGGAATGCCAGAATTATGTTACTGtaaatgctttaaaatttaaattatagtaAGTTAACGTATTTGCTATTCCATTGTGTTTCAACACATTTCACCTTAAACACTAAGTTTTTAGCAGTTTTATGCATTTTAATCGCGTATCGTCTAGTTTCTTTCGCGTCCCCCTATAAATGCGCCGATACGTATGTCCGTGccaatgtgtatgtatgttcactGTATTCACTCGTACTGTTGTGGTAAACTCGCTATACTTTTTTGCAACTTAACTACTGTAACTGTGACGACTTAATGCCTTGTCTCACTTTAATATCGCTGGCTGAACTTATTTAATTTAGATACGTATTGTAGTTTACTGATGAGTTcggtttaaaactaaaattgatTTAAGCTTCGACTTTAGCCTTGAGCGAAGCTGGCATCTCTGGTGGTGGTGGACGTGGCAGAGCCAAAGCAACCTTGACACCGTCGTAGATGAACCATTGCAGGGCAGTGAGTGTACCGATCATAATGATACGTGGCGTCAGACCGTTCCACATACCCATGAAGCCGAGCGATTTAGCCACTTGGATGGCAGTGGAGCCCTTGGCTTGATTCAATTTCGAAACGACCACATCAGCGGGATGTGATACAATGGCGCAGAAGACACCAGCAATGTAACCAGCAGCGAATGTCACCACCAATTGTTCACCCTTGGTGCATTCGACACGTGGCTTGGGTACAACGTGTCTAATTAGAAGGAAAAGTAAACGTATTTAGCATAACTACTAATAAAAAGAGGTATGGCAGTTACGGTACTTACTTGTACAACAATTCCACGGTGCGTTCGAAGCAAGCGAACTTCATCATGGTGTATGGAATTTGACGCATCCACAATGGTACCAGACCCTTGTAGAAGGCACCGACACCCTCATCCTTGATCATTTTAGGCAAAGCCTCACGGAGATTGTTGGCAAAACCAGGTGTGGTCTGGATCTTGACCTTGGCAGCTTCCATAGGAGCCAAAGCAATATCGGCGAAGAATTCAGCCGAAGCAGAGGCAGCCAAATACAACCAAGTACGGTACAAGTATGAATTCTCTTCACCCAAGATATTCGAGTAGTACACTTTGAAGACTTCATATAAACCGAACTTGCACAGACCCTACACGTTGTATGAGTAAACAAACATaacaagaatatacatataaataaaaatatgaacaaatattctattgataataatatttctattcTAGCAAATATATGgttctaaaaatatttcgcaCTAATTTTTAACGTTATGCAATGTTatgtgatatattttttaaatttaatttatagggTTTTTACTAAAACTTTTGAACTACTTTTatctacatttgtttgtataaGTTTGAGTAGCCGCTTTAATTACcataatataaattcttatcACATGATGACAAATACTAAATAAATGACGTCGAGTGGTAATGCTGATAAGTTTACACTCAAACTTTGGTTAAGTACACAAAATGCAGACAGAATGAAAATCAGACGTAATAAGCAAACTAATTAATCATACAATTTTCGTCATGTGGCATTAATATAtaggatattgaaaaaaatacaccGATTGGTTTTGATGTGTAGCAATGAAATaaaccaaaccaaaaaatttagcATTAAAAATCAATAAGCCGATAACGACAAGGGATTGTGTAACCTCGGtacaatattgaatattttctcaTTTCTTATTGTTTGACGTCCTCCACAAATGTACATCGAATGGTTTCTTCACAAAACTCGCTTGACTGCACTAATTTTCGCAATTCCTATGTCCCGTTTCATGAAGatcttttaacttatttttttgcgCACATATATTTCGCGtgcaaatacaattttcacttcGCCCACTCACTCACCTGTGCTGAGTAGCCGAAGAATGTTGGTGCCCAGCCCTTAACTAGACCACGTGCGCCTTCCTCAGCAATGGTAACCTTGAAGCCGTTGATCAAATTCTTGTACTTTTTGGGGTCAACTTGCAGACGGCATTTGACCAAATCCAGCGGTACGACGAAGGTGTGCGTAGTACCGCAGGACAGAATGCCGCCGACACCGCATAGCGCAAAGTATTTGTTGCTGCCGAATTCGCACGAATCACCGCTAGCTGCGGCAGCTGCCTGAATCTGGCGTCCGGGCACTGGGTCAGTCGCCGACTTACCGGTGGCGTCGCATTGGACTTTAGTAAATGGAGTGCGCAATGGCGAGTTTTTGGCAGCTTCAAACAGTGATGAGAACATTTTGGAATATGTTACTTTTCGCTGTTTCGGTTAATGCTTTTGCAAActggaaaataattaaaagaaaaatattacctATATAGAAAAAACTCAAAGCAAGGTCAGTTGTAAAAATCTAAAACCATCCCTCTTATTGAGGTTACATAACGTTGTAATTGCTGACGAATATaccaaaattttaagaaaagtttaCGCTTTTCATACagcaaatttttagtttatatttgttgtttattaaaacaaactaatatttcttcaaatcatgtgcaaatattataccaaataaatattcaattatgcaatttagttaaaaaattagcaCTTACACAGACAGCACCTATGATGGGCACGAGAAAGACACTTGGAAGAAAATTTCTGCTCCCCACCTGACAGATTGTTCGTAGCGAATTACTCGTTACTATTAAACAGCGTTGCTTTTGTCGGCACAACACGTCGTTCAACAGCTGAATTATTGTTTCGAGAACAGAAGAAAACttaacataaagtaaaatactTAATTGCATATTTCTTATTAAAACAGTATATTTTCCACTAAAATCTTATAGCTGTGtatatatacagttgaacttcccttACTCGccaccataatccacaaaaaacttCGGGTTAGAAAGACATCGAGTTATGGAAGAAATTTTGTATGAACAGAGAATGtagaatattacaaatattaccatgaaaatagcataattaaataataatattatcaattttgcagaattcacaaaaattcgcaaaattatattcatatcaattagcatggtaaacttataaaaatataagccaaaaggccaacatgcgtctgtaatagcaatgtatatttctgagcataattttcattcaatattcagctctgttcactcatttctgataaaatttctccttctgagccaaaagtggtgaaatccactaataggattttgttagctcttgacagttcacacgcttgtccgcagttgaaccttctctatattatacgttctctggccAATATCTGTTCCAATCTCCCGAACATAAAATATGTCTCAAATACAACCCTGTACCGTTtttattaaacacattttttttaaatattacgaATGACAGTAAAGGCCGCAATAGAGAAAATTTTGACAGTTTATAGAAGCAGCCGGAGAAAATATCGCAATTTCTAAAAGTTGTGAAAAtagcaattaataaaaaatacttaataaattaaataagagGAACAAATATCACCATGGCTGATGCTGCAGCTCGTCAACTTCAATATGAGTACAAAGCGGTAAGTTTTTTCATTGCTGAAAAATGTGTATACGAAAGCTGCAATCTGATTAGCGTCCAATGTGAACAACGAAAGTAAACGTTTGAAATTGCATGCTACAAATTCTTGCACATATAGTTGCTCTATACAGTTTTTTTATTGCTAGAATTCCAATCTTGTGCTGCAAGCTGATGTACGGCTTATTGAACGGCCACGTCGCGATGAAGCTACTGGAGAAGTTGTATCGCTGGTCGGTAAGTTGGAAGGCACACGCATGGGCGATCGCTATCAACGCACAAAGCCCGAAAAAATGGAAGAACGCAAAGCCAAACGTCAGAAGCGAGATGAAGCGCAATATGATTTCGAACGCATGAAAGGTGCTACATTGCTGTCCGAAGGTATAGATGAAATGGTCGGAATTGTGTACCGACCCAAAACACAAGAAACACGCCAGACATATGAGGTGTTATTAAGTTTCATACAAGAAGCGCTGGGTGATCAGCCGCGTGATATTTTGTGTGGTGCGGCCGATGAAATTTTGGCAGTATTAAAAAATGATAAGCTAAAAGACCGTGAACGCAAACGTGAAATCGATAGCTTGTTAGGTTCAGTAACCGATGAGCGGTAAGTtaacatattttcaagaaattaaatagttatcaaaataataattttcattattttccaTTAGTTTCGCTTTATTAGTCAATCTGGGTAAGAAAATCACAGACTTTGGTTCGGACGCCGTGAACGCTCTAAACATCGCTGGCAACGAAGAGCAAATTGATGAGACTTATGGCATAAATGTGCAATTTGAGGAATCGGAGGAAGAAAGTGATAACGATATGCATGGTGAAATACGTGACGAAGATGGACAAGAAGAGGGCGAGGAAGCACGCATCGACCATACACTGCACGcagaaaatgtaaatatttgcaaagcaataaaatttcaaattaaaacattttatgattttctctTTATATTTCAGCTACTCACAGAGGATGCAGCGAATGTGAAGAAAGAACGTGGTTTGCATCCATTAGACATTGATGCATACTGGTTACAACGTTGTCTGAGTAAATACTACAAAGACGCCATGGTATCACAAAGCAAAGCGGccgatgttttaaaaattctcaaaGATGCTGCTGACGAAAGAGACTGTGAAAATCAACTCGTACTTTTATTAGGCTATGACTGTTTCGACTTCATAAAACAACTGAAAAACAATCGCCAAATGATTTTATATTGCACAATGTTGGCCTCGGCGCAAACGGACAGCGAACGTCAGCGTATACGTGAAAAGATGCGAAATGACAACCATTTAGCTAAGATATTACGACAATTGGATACCGGCAAGTCAGAGGAAGATGACTATGGCAATTCATCGCGTGCAAATAAACGTGGTAAAGAGGAGAATGATGACTCGGGTCAAGGCACGGCTGGTCAGGTGGCAGGTGTGCGACAAGTGCTCGAGTTGGAAGAGTTAGCATTTACACAAGGCTCTCACTTTATGGCAAATAAAAGATGTCAACTGCCGGACGGTTCG from Bactrocera tryoni isolate S06 chromosome 5, CSIRO_BtryS06_freeze2, whole genome shotgun sequence includes these protein-coding regions:
- the LOC120777580 gene encoding phosphate carrier protein, mitochondrial, producing the protein MFSSLFEAAKNSPLRTPFTKVQCDATGKSATDPVPGRQIQAAAAASGDSCEFGSNKYFALCGVGGILSCGTTHTFVVPLDLVKCRLQVDPKKYKNLINGFKVTIAEEGARGLVKGWAPTFFGYSAQGLCKFGLYEVFKVYYSNILGEENSYLYRTWLYLAASASAEFFADIALAPMEAAKVKIQTTPGFANNLREALPKMIKDEGVGAFYKGLVPLWMRQIPYTMMKFACFERTVELLYKHVVPKPRVECTKGEQLVVTFAAGYIAGVFCAIVSHPADVVVSKLNQAKGSTAIQVAKSLGFMGMWNGLTPRIIMIGTLTALQWFIYDGVKVALALPRPPPPEMPASLKAKVEA